A part of Burkholderiales bacterium genomic DNA contains:
- a CDS encoding TfoX/Sxy family protein, protein MAFDQTLAERIRGRLASHKGFSEKRMFGGLAFLLDGNMCCGVHQREMIVRLDPQRMAAALAEPHTRAFDLSGRPMKGWILVNAVGVADDASLAQWLRLATDYAATLPAKK, encoded by the coding sequence ATGGCCTTCGACCAGACACTGGCTGAGCGCATCCGCGGGCGCCTGGCCAGCCACAAGGGGTTCTCGGAAAAGAGGATGTTCGGCGGGTTGGCGTTCCTGCTCGACGGCAACATGTGCTGCGGCGTGCATCAGCGCGAAATGATCGTGCGGCTTGATCCGCAGCGCATGGCGGCGGCGCTCGCCGAGCCGCATACGCGAGCCTTCGATCTGAGCGGGCGGCCGATGAAAGGCTGGATCCTGGTCAATGCGGTCGGCGTGGCCGATGACGCCTCGCTTGCGCAGTGGCTGCGCCTGGCCACCGACTACGCCGCCACACTGCCAGCAAAGAAGTGA